In Acidisarcina polymorpha, the DNA window CGGTTCACCAGTCTCCGATTCTTCTGGAGTGTAGAGTCCGAGGTGCCTCTCCGGTATAGCGATCGCTGGCTCGCGCGGCAGCCAGCCAAGAATCGGGGTTTTGCAGGAGGAGGCAATTGCTGTTCGCAGCATCTCGAAGTGACGCCCGCTAGCGACGCGGTTGAGGATGACTCCAGCCAGGTGCAGCTCTGGATCGAAGAGTTCAAACCCGAGTACCACCGCGGCGATGCTTCGTGCGCTCTTGCTTGCGTCGAGCACCAGAACGACGGGCAATCTCAGCAGCTTCGCGATCTCGGCGCTGCTGCCTGCTTCTGTCCCGCCGTCCTTCCCGTCGTAGAGGCCCATCATGCCTTCCACGAGGAGAATATCCGCTCCCACGGAAGCCTGTTGAAGCACGTCGCAATTGGCATCTTTGCTAAGCATCCAGGTATCGAGATTGCGGGCGATTCGTCCCGAGATTCGGGTGTGATGGCCGGTGTCCAGAAAGTCCGGGCCGCCTTTAAAAGGCTGGACCGTATAGCCGCGATGGCGCAGTGCCGCGGTAATGGACATCGCGACGGTCGTCTTGCCGACCCCGCTGGATGTCCCCGCAATCAGGAAGCCTTTCATCGTTGCGCTCCGTCCAACGAACCTTTTATGGTTAATGGCAATCCAGCAACCATCAGCAGGACGGTATCAGCAACCGCCGCAACGCGCTGGTTGACTTCACCGATCAGATCGCGAAAGCGGCGGCCCAGTGCATACGCGGGGACAACGCCACTCCCGACTTCGTTCGATACTAAAATCACGCGACATGGGACCGTTTTGAGCGCCATGCAGAGATCGTCAATCTGGGCCTGCAAGCCGGGTTCGTCGTTTTCGTAGGACTCGAGCAGGTTGGAGCCAAAAAGGGTGAGACAGTCGACCAGGATCGTGTCGCAGTCACGCTCGTGCGAACGCACGATTCGGCCGACGGCGAGAGGCTCCTCGACGGTGATCCAGTGGGCTGGCCGTTCCGAGCGATGACGGGCGATCTTACGGTGCATCTCTTCGTCGTCGCGCCGCTCCGCGGTGGCAACAAATACGACCCGGCTGGATTGATCCGCCAGTTGTTGCGCGTAGCGGCTCTTGCCGCTGCGGACGCCGCCTAAGACAAGGATGACCGAATTTCCTTGGATCTGCTGACTTCCCTGGATCTGCTGCATGTGACGCTGCTTCCTGACTTCCGACGCGCGGAAAGCAGAGCGGGAACTTAGGTGTAGGCAGCGGCTGCACTGCCTATGTAGGGCGTGCAAGCATGCTCTTCAACTCTCCCATCGAAGTTGAATCAAGCCCGAATCTTCTGGCCGGTCTTCTGACTCACGCATCAACGAACTCGGACGGCCTTCCCAGGATCCTCGACCCAAGTGGCTTCACATAGATTGCCAAGTTCTCAGCGCATACAGCTACGGGGTAGTGACGGACTCACACCGTCTTCCCGAACACCAGATAACCAAGTATAGCTTGATCGAAGAGGCCTCGGTATCACAAAACAGCCTCCAACTGGATCCTGAACAAGCCTCCGTGTCATCGCCCATTCCTGGCTTGAGCGATCTCGATTGGTGCATCCTCTGCCTGCCCAAGTTCACCGAGCGTCAGGTAACGCGCGCCCATCATTTCCGCCAGTTCAGTGCATCTGCCAACCCGCGGCCCCGCGCTCTCGGTGTCCACGACGATTGCCTTGCAGTGGATCCCGGCGGCTATTTCTGCGGCTTCCTGCCAAGCATCTCCACCATGAAGAGGAATATTGGCCCGGCCGTCCGTAAGCAGAATAAGGAGTGTGGATGGGGTGACCAAATTTCGCGCAAGATCGAGGGCGGCGGCCAAAGGGGTTCGGCCACCCGTAGGAAGATATTCCAGCTTAGTGAATGCGTCAGCAAGTACCTGTGTCGGCTCCAGAAGCACCTCAGCGGAGACGCCCCGGAACACGACCATGGCAACTTCGTCGTCACGCTTGAACGAGCGTGTCAGCAGGCTGGAGATCGCGCCCTTAACCGTCCGCATCTTTTGTTGAGCGGCGTGGGAGCCACTCGAATCGATCACGAAGAGATAGCGGGTTCCCGCGCGTGATTTCCTCACCCGTTCCTGCAAATCCTCAAGCCGTGGCTGTGCACTTCCGGTCTCGCGCAGGCTATGACTCAGAGTGGCAAGCAGATCAAGCTCGACGGGTCCGCTCGACCGCCTATTTCCAGCAACTGGGCCTAGAAACGATGCGTCCAGCCTCGGTCTTCCTCCGCTGCCAGCCACTGCGCTAAAGTTAGCCTCGATCGCCGGCGTTTGCGCCAGGCGAGGAGGGAAGATGCGTTCGATGGCAGGTTCGGCGCCTGAGTCCGGAGCATTCTCCGGTGGAGACGGTTGTTGCGGAGCTGCTTGCGGAGGATATTGCGGGGTTGACGAACGCACACCCTCGCGCAGTCGATGATTCAGGGCTAGCGGTAAGACCGCGGCAACGTGCAGTGACTCAACCGAAGCATCGCCGTTGAGAGCGGCATAAGCGATGGCCGCCCGCACCACCGCCAAATCAGCGCGCATCGAGCGGACGCCACGCTCGCATACGGCGGCGCTGATCTCTCCAAGCACGGCGCTCGAGCAAGCCGTCTGGTCGAGAGCGGCTCTGGCAGCGGCGATCCGATTGCGCAACCCCTGCTGGTCTCCGGACCATCTCTCCGTGAATTGAACGGGATCGTGCTCAAAAGCGATCCTATGCTCGAGAACCAGCCGGCGTTCGGCAAGATCAACGGGAGCAGCGACGGTGACCGATAGCGCGAAGCGATCAAGCAACTGGGGACGCAGAGAGCCTTCTTCCGGATTCATGCTTCCGAGCAGGACGAACTGCGCTGGATGACTGGCGCTGAACCCGTCTCGCTCCAATACATGGACGCCGCTGGCGGCGGCGTCAAGTAACGCGTCGCCGAGGTGCCCGGGTAGCAGGTTCACCTCATCCACGTAGAGGACGCCGCCGTGCGCCTCCGAAAGCATGCCCGGTTTGAGGACCGGGTTCCCCTTGAGCGTCTGCTCGAGGTGGAGCCCTCCCAACAGCCGGTCTTCCGTAGCCCCGACCGGAAGATTGATAAAAGGCGCCGGAGCCGGCAGCAATGCAGCGAGCGCCCGCGCCGTGGTGGTTTTGCCGGAGCCCTTGTCTCCCCGCAGCAACACGCCCAGCCGCCAATCGACTGCGGCGAGCAGAAGAGCGAGCTTCATCTCGCTTTGACCGACGATTGCCGCAAATGGGTAGGTAGCCGGTCTCATGAGACTGCCTCGCGCTTCCGTTCCCCTTGCGCCTCAAGCAGGGCTTCTGAGTCGAGTAGAACTCCGCGTAACGCTGCGAGAGTTTCCGGCGCGGGATGCTCCCACAGTTCACGCTTCGCGGCTTCAAGCAGGCGCTCGGCAATCGCGTTCAAAGCCCATGGGTTGGATGTGGCGAGGAAATCCCGCATCTCGGGCGCGAGCGCATAGTGCTCCGCGAGACCCTCGTAGACAAAATCAGGAGCGATCTGCGCGGTAGCGTCAAAGCCGAAGATGTAGTCCACCGTCGCTGCTAGTTCAAGACCGCCCTTGTAGCCATGACGCTTGATGCTCTCGATCCACTTTGGATTGACGACGCGGGAACGGTAAACGCGCAGTGCCTCCTCACGCAGATCGCGCACCTGGGCCGATTCCGGCCGGGAACTGTCGCCGAAGTAGGCCTTGGGCTGGGTGCCGGTCAGCGCCCGGATCGACGCGATCATGCCGCCGTGGAATTGAAAATAGTCATCGGAGTCGAAGATGTCGTGTTCTCGGTTGTCCTGATTGTGGAGAGCCACTTGGATAGACTTGAGGCGCTCAGTGAAGACAGGCTGGGCATCGACACCATCGACGCCCTTGCCGTAGGCATAGCCTCCCCAGGCAAGAAAAGCCCGTGCGAAGTCGCCATCGCTCTGCCAGTTGCCGGTCTCGATCAGGGGTAGGATTCCGGCTCCATAGGAGCCTGGTCTCGAGCCGAAGATACGATACCTGGCTTGTGCTTCAGCCTCGTGCGCTGGAAGCGCCGCGGAAAGTTTGAGATCGTCGAGATAGTGTTTGCGGGGGAAGTTCTGGTCGACCGGCTCGTCGAGTTCGACGACCAGAGAGACAGCATGATCGAACATCTCAATGAGATGGCGGAAGGCATCGCGGAAGAATCCACTGATGCGCAGAGTGACGTCGACGCGGGGGCGGCCGAGCTGTTCGAGCGGAACGACTGAGACTCCTTCAAGACGACGCGAATGCGCATTCCAAAGTGGCTCGACGCCCAGCAGAGCAAAAGCTTCGGCGATATCGTCGCCGTGGGTCCGCATCTGCGATGTGCCCCAAACGCTCAGGCCCATCATCTCCGGATATTTGTGTTCTTCTTTGTGAAAGCGTTCAATGGCTTCGCGCGCGAGCTGTTGGCCTACCCGCCATGCAGCCTGCGAAGGCAGCGCACGGGGATCAACGGCATAAAAGTTTCGACCGGAGGGCAGGATATGAGCCATGCCTCGAGTCGGCGCTCCAGCCGGACCCGCAGGAACGTACTTTCCTTCGAGAGCGTCGAGAAGATGCTCGATCTCGTCGCCCGACTGCTCAAGTTTAGGAACGAGCTCGTTGCAGGCGAAGCTCAGAACGCTGGCAATGTCGGCCGATTCAATGCCGAGGACAGCGCGCTGCACCTCGCCGATTAACTCACTGCGGAATCCCAGGCTCTCGAGCATCGTGAAGAGATCGAGAGCAGCCCGTTCGATAGCCTCTAGTACATCACCGCCGGTGTGGCAAGACTGACCCAGGATCTCACGGGTCTGCTCGAGTCGTTTTCCAGCATGATCAAGCAACGCAGAAAGATCGAAGCCGAATGCCGCCGCCAGACTGCTCTGAAGACCAGGCACACTGAAGTTTGAAAGGCGGGTCAGCGATCGCAGCATCTCGGCCGGTGGGGGCATCTGACCGAGAACATGAAGGCCATCGCGGATCTGCGCCATCCCTAACTCGCAAAGATAGCCGTCGAGGTCTTCGATCAAGTGGGCCACTTCGTTTCCGTTCATCGAGGCGAGAGTAGCAGGAATGCCCTCCGGCGTGAGTGCATCGTCCCACTCGTGTGTGTGGTCGCCGCGCTCCCGGGTGAGCATTGTTTTGAGGTCGAGGTCGGCTCGCAGGTTGGTTCGCTGCACCAGTTCCCAGATCTGTTGCTGGAGGTAGGGCAGCTTCACTGGATCGAGCTTCTCGACCGAGTAATATTCGTTAACCAGTTGGTTCAGCTCGGCTAACGGGCCGTAAGTCTCGGCCAGCGTCATAGGCGGGGTAAGATGGTCGACGATCACCGCGTGAGCGCGGCGCTTGGATTGGCTGCCTTCGCCAGGGTCGTTGATAATGAACGGATAGATCAGCGGCAAATCACCGAGCAGAAGGTCTGGATAGCATTCGCCGGATAAGCCGACCCCCTTGCCGGGAAGCCACTCCAATGTCCCATGCTTACCCATGTGGACGATGGCGTCGGCGCCCCATCCGCCTTGGGCTTGTGGAGTGCCGAGCCAG includes these proteins:
- the cobU gene encoding bifunctional adenosylcobinamide kinase/adenosylcobinamide-phosphate guanylyltransferase, yielding MQQIQGSQQIQGNSVILVLGGVRSGKSRYAQQLADQSSRVVFVATAERRDDEEMHRKIARHRSERPAHWITVEEPLAVGRIVRSHERDCDTILVDCLTLFGSNLLESYENDEPGLQAQIDDLCMALKTVPCRVILVSNEVGSGVVPAYALGRRFRDLIGEVNQRVAAVADTVLLMVAGLPLTIKGSLDGAQR
- a CDS encoding ATP-binding protein, which encodes MRPATYPFAAIVGQSEMKLALLLAAVDWRLGVLLRGDKGSGKTTTARALAALLPAPAPFINLPVGATEDRLLGGLHLEQTLKGNPVLKPGMLSEAHGGVLYVDEVNLLPGHLGDALLDAAASGVHVLERDGFSASHPAQFVLLGSMNPEEGSLRPQLLDRFALSVTVAAPVDLAERRLVLEHRIAFEHDPVQFTERWSGDQQGLRNRIAAARAALDQTACSSAVLGEISAAVCERGVRSMRADLAVVRAAIAYAALNGDASVESLHVAAVLPLALNHRLREGVRSSTPQYPPQAAPQQPSPPENAPDSGAEPAIERIFPPRLAQTPAIEANFSAVAGSGGRPRLDASFLGPVAGNRRSSGPVELDLLATLSHSLRETGSAQPRLEDLQERVRKSRAGTRYLFVIDSSGSHAAQQKMRTVKGAISSLLTRSFKRDDEVAMVVFRGVSAEVLLEPTQVLADAFTKLEYLPTGGRTPLAAALDLARNLVTPSTLLILLTDGRANIPLHGGDAWQEAAEIAAGIHCKAIVVDTESAGPRVGRCTELAEMMGARYLTLGELGQAEDAPIEIAQARNGR
- a CDS encoding cobaltochelatase subunit CobN gives rise to the protein MSLSHRQRVIRADGRAFNIIQHRAHLTYCYSGCCCGITERGYAAIPVEVYTEEWLRRKIRNQVHLTKGGCLGPCALANVVSLVFDGKSVWFHSVNSAWLIRQIFDYIDAMLAADRFLQPQAELSEYVFNYYDWDVRTPPSTGPQLAPSKTAPASGIMLLSHADTDLLTLMKASEILPPELRVGALSLNALRTEEQLEVLLQAELGQARIIVVRCHGPLHSIPGYDRLRAACIEGGKSLVLVSGCGENSSEFSETINVPADVLETAGIYLSLGGVANFAELFRCLSDRLMLTGYGYAPPSPTPEHGIYLPDIEVASIEDWVRQADAAKPTVAVLFYRAHRMSGNTGFIDTLALALQEKGVNALCVFTSSLKAKEDGRPAVFKLIEGRASVLISTLSFALGEVNTGTISLPGTALESLSDLGIPVVQAIACQSPRGAWEGSRRGLNAVDTAVNVAIPEFDGRIISVPVSFKELHGGNTESLYVAHEERVERVAGIASRLAALRRISNRDRRVAFVLTNSAAKASQVGGAVGLDTPASLLITLQAMRARRYAISPPPETSDEFMQRLLQHGTYDGNYPLDPAQAKRFSRAAYRRIFSEFPERPARRMQDFWGQPQDHGPSTRPAKKTDKKLLPTIGGKIVSIEGEEPWADDQDYLFAAMEIGNALIALQPPRGYGIDPDAIYHTPDLPPTHHYTAFYRWLGTPQAQGGWGADAIVHMGKHGTLEWLPGKGVGLSGECYPDLLLGDLPLIYPFIINDPGEGSQSKRRAHAVIVDHLTPPMTLAETYGPLAELNQLVNEYYSVEKLDPVKLPYLQQQIWELVQRTNLRADLDLKTMLTRERGDHTHEWDDALTPEGIPATLASMNGNEVAHLIEDLDGYLCELGMAQIRDGLHVLGQMPPPAEMLRSLTRLSNFSVPGLQSSLAAAFGFDLSALLDHAGKRLEQTREILGQSCHTGGDVLEAIERAALDLFTMLESLGFRSELIGEVQRAVLGIESADIASVLSFACNELVPKLEQSGDEIEHLLDALEGKYVPAGPAGAPTRGMAHILPSGRNFYAVDPRALPSQAAWRVGQQLAREAIERFHKEEHKYPEMMGLSVWGTSQMRTHGDDIAEAFALLGVEPLWNAHSRRLEGVSVVPLEQLGRPRVDVTLRISGFFRDAFRHLIEMFDHAVSLVVELDEPVDQNFPRKHYLDDLKLSAALPAHEAEAQARYRIFGSRPGSYGAGILPLIETGNWQSDGDFARAFLAWGGYAYGKGVDGVDAQPVFTERLKSIQVALHNQDNREHDIFDSDDYFQFHGGMIASIRALTGTQPKAYFGDSSRPESAQVRDLREEALRVYRSRVVNPKWIESIKRHGYKGGLELAATVDYIFGFDATAQIAPDFVYEGLAEHYALAPEMRDFLATSNPWALNAIAERLLEAAKRELWEHPAPETLAALRGVLLDSEALLEAQGERKREAVS